From the Oceanispirochaeta sp. genome, the window CAGAAAAAGCGACCCCCACTCCCATGACCGCTGCCAGAAGAACCGCGACAGAACCATCCATAACAGATTTAAGTAAGAGCAGCTGATAGTCTTTATCAATCCCTGCCTTGAAAGACCCCACAATGGTTAAAGCACCCACACAAAACAGGACACTGGCATCCAGAAATCCCAGGGCGAATGGTCCCTCTCCAATAGAGACAGGAAGCTTGGATTTCATCCATTCACCGAATCTGAGGACAAGATCTTCCACGCCAATCCAGGTTCCCAGAAGCCCACCCAGAACAAGGGAAAAAACCATATAGAGAACGTTGCATGATTCCTGGGCCATCGTGATCCCCAGAACAAAGGTAAAAATACCCAGGGCAGTGAAAACTGTCTGTTCATATTTATCGTGAATTTTGCCCTTTAGAACCAGACCGATCATCGAGCCGATCAGAACGGCAATGGCATTAATAACTGTTGCAATCATAGGGCAATATTATCCAATTACAATAAGAATGAACAGTCATTTAAGATGATTTAAGTTCTTTCTCAAACTTATGCACCTTTAAGCCGACAATCTTAATAAGTAGGACATACTGCTTGCCTGAGCACAACTGGAGGTGTACAATAAATGTACAAAGAAACAACAATCTCGAATACACACATAATCAATGACACATCAATTCATGAAAATTATGCTGATAAGATATATTGTGCCAACTGCATTCATTGTAAATTAATCCGTTCAAGCACCGGCAACAATGACCAATACCAGCTCCGTGTTCGCTGCGATGCGGGAAAATGGAAGAAAAAACTGGGTGAGGAAAAATTTTACAAATATTTCACAGTAGCACGAAGAAGTATCGAAGATTGTGATCTATACGAACCCATGGGTGATACAAAAGCCTTTCTGAAAGAACTCAAAAAAACACTTCCCATAAAAGATGAAGTCTATATTCTTTCCTGATGGAAAATCCTGTGCTTCACTGACTTGAAAAGCCCCCCTCTGTAGAGTATTATGATCCC encodes:
- a CDS encoding DUF554 domain-containing protein, with amino-acid sequence MIATVINAIAVLIGSMIGLVLKGKIHDKYEQTVFTALGIFTFVLGITMAQESCNVLYMVFSLVLGGLLGTWIGVEDLVLRFGEWMKSKLPVSIGEGPFALGFLDASVLFCVGALTIVGSFKAGIDKDYQLLLLKSVMDGSVAVLLAAVMGVGVAFSAVSILVVQGLLTIGSTYVAPYVEQPMIDAVSAVGGLLVIMIGINLLQLKKIKTANFMPALFMIILFQLADPWLVRFTG